One window from the genome of Castellaniella sp. MT123 encodes:
- a CDS encoding MaoC family dehydratase, which translates to MLTVTEAHINTFADLTGDHTPVHTDEAYARTTPFGTRVAHGLLGLSLTDGLKSQSDLRFVPGMSLGWTWDFVGPIKIDDIVQVRFHVSSARLSRSRPGWGILVLPSELRNQHGEVVQRGEHRLMIPCGPDFTH; encoded by the coding sequence ATGCTGACCGTGACCGAGGCCCACATCAACACATTTGCCGATCTGACCGGAGATCACACCCCTGTCCATACCGACGAGGCTTATGCCCGCACGACACCTTTCGGCACGCGCGTGGCCCACGGCCTGCTCGGCCTGTCCCTGACCGACGGCCTCAAGAGCCAGTCCGACCTGCGTTTCGTGCCTGGCATGTCACTGGGATGGACCTGGGATTTCGTTGGCCCGATCAAGATCGACGACATCGTGCAGGTGCGCTTCCACGTGTCCAGCGCCCGGCTGTCGCGCAGCCGGCCGGGCTGGGGCATTTTGGTGCTGCCCTCCGAACTGCGCAATCAGCATGGCGAGGTCGTGCAGCGCGGTGAACACCGGCTCATGATCCCCTGCGGCCCCGATTTCACGCATTGA
- a CDS encoding VOC family protein, which produces MLGKTAPACQPGVDHVAVRVADIGWHIRFFQEVLDMPVREVDGSREAPRQVWLQGGIQLIDTPGVAAEDARTRPWIAHVAIRVRDLETALARAADWAVTVLPQGPNWLRTPDGIALELLDC; this is translated from the coding sequence ATGCTGGGCAAGACCGCGCCGGCATGCCAGCCCGGCGTCGATCATGTCGCCGTGCGGGTGGCGGATATCGGCTGGCACATCCGTTTCTTCCAGGAAGTTTTGGACATGCCGGTGCGCGAGGTCGATGGCTCGCGCGAAGCACCCCGTCAGGTCTGGTTGCAAGGCGGAATCCAGCTCATCGATACGCCCGGCGTAGCCGCCGAAGACGCCCGGACCCGGCCCTGGATCGCTCACGTCGCGATCCGCGTGCGGGATCTGGAAACGGCGCTCGCGAGGGCTGCGGATTGGGCTGTGACCGTCCTGCCGCAGGGGCCGAACTGGTTGCGCACGCCCGACGGCATCGCGCTCGAATTGTTGGATTGTTGA
- a CDS encoding LysR family transcriptional regulator, protein MPDPLLERLPETKLLRLFDALYAQGSVTAVAQLLGLSQPTISIWLAQLREQLGDPLFVRTSGGMSPTPRAEALIGLVRETLDALRQIGGAAPDFDPMRSERRFCVAMSDASHVNLLPHLLGHLRRTATACGLKAGPIDSTLAERLQSGAADLALGLIPGLGAGFYQQTLFTQDWVCLARAGHPRIRAALDLADYRREGHIEIASGTGHELLENALRRARLTREVVLELPGFLGLSAVLETSDLLVTVPRQTGETLSSRKTIHLHACPFPIAPFSVKQHWHARFHQDPGNRWLRQSCMALFGDPQAPTHPATTNPTS, encoded by the coding sequence ATGCCGGATCCCCTGCTCGAACGGCTGCCGGAAACCAAGCTCCTGAGGCTGTTCGACGCCCTCTATGCCCAAGGCAGCGTCACCGCGGTGGCGCAGCTGCTGGGCCTCAGCCAACCCACCATCAGCATCTGGCTGGCCCAGTTGCGGGAACAGTTGGGCGATCCGCTGTTCGTCCGCACCTCCGGGGGCATGAGCCCGACGCCGCGCGCAGAGGCGCTGATCGGCCTGGTGCGCGAGACGCTTGACGCCCTGCGACAGATCGGCGGGGCCGCCCCCGACTTCGATCCGATGCGATCGGAACGCCGATTCTGCGTCGCCATGAGCGACGCCAGCCACGTCAATCTGCTTCCCCACCTGCTGGGCCACTTGCGCCGCACGGCTACCGCCTGCGGCCTCAAGGCGGGCCCCATCGACAGCACCCTCGCCGAGCGCCTGCAATCCGGTGCCGCCGACCTGGCCCTGGGCCTGATTCCGGGGCTGGGCGCGGGCTTCTATCAGCAGACCCTGTTCACCCAGGACTGGGTCTGTCTCGCCCGGGCCGGCCACCCCCGCATCCGCGCCGCCCTGGATCTGGCGGACTATCGGCGGGAGGGGCACATCGAAATCGCATCCGGAACAGGCCACGAGCTGCTGGAAAACGCCCTCCGGCGTGCCCGCCTCACACGCGAGGTCGTGCTCGAGCTGCCCGGTTTCCTGGGTCTTTCGGCTGTGCTCGAAACAAGCGACCTCCTCGTGACCGTGCCGCGCCAGACGGGCGAGACCCTGTCCAGCCGCAAGACCATCCACCTGCACGCCTGCCCCTTTCCGATCGCGCCCTTCAGCGTGAAGCAGCACTGGCACGCCCGCTTCCACCAGGATCCGGGAAACCGCTGGCTGCGCCAATCCTGCATGGCCCTGTTCGGCGATCCCCAGGCTCCGACACACCCCGCCACGACGAACCCGACATCATGA
- a CDS encoding TetR/AcrR family transcriptional regulator gives MTAKTPTRSRSNDPAATRRDILEVAIREFSRNGLAGARIDEIAARTATSKRMIYYYFKNKQGLYLAALEKSYHDIRQIEGTLRLESMSPTEAVRTLVGFTFDYQSSNPDFVRLVMNENMLHGQYLAQSASIKELNIPAITGIREIYARGCEQGVFRKGLDPIDLHASISALCFFNVANQHTFSLIFKRDMTAPETYAQRRRNVIDMILRYMLA, from the coding sequence ATGACCGCCAAAACCCCTACCCGCAGCCGCAGCAACGATCCAGCAGCCACCCGCCGGGACATCCTCGAGGTGGCCATCCGTGAATTTTCCCGGAATGGTCTGGCGGGCGCCCGCATCGACGAGATCGCGGCCCGGACAGCCACCAGCAAGCGGATGATCTACTACTATTTCAAGAACAAGCAGGGGCTGTATCTGGCCGCGCTGGAGAAGTCCTATCACGACATCCGCCAGATCGAAGGCACCCTGCGCCTCGAAAGCATGTCGCCGACGGAGGCCGTACGCACGCTGGTCGGCTTCACCTTCGACTACCAATCCAGCAATCCGGACTTCGTGCGCCTGGTGATGAACGAGAACATGCTCCATGGTCAATACCTGGCTCAATCGGCGTCGATCAAGGAACTGAACATTCCCGCCATCACCGGCATCCGCGAGATCTACGCGCGCGGCTGCGAACAGGGCGTGTTCCGCAAGGGCCTGGACCCGATCGACCTGCATGCGTCCATCAGCGCGCTGTGCTTCTTCAATGTCGCGAACCAGCACACGTTCTCGCTGATCTTCAAACGCGACATGACCGCGCCGGAAACCTATGCCCAGCGGCGCCGCAACGTGATCGACATGATCCTGCGCTACATGCTGGCCTGA
- a CDS encoding ABC transporter ATP-binding protein: MSEIAIEFQGVVAGYKDLMILNELSIKARKGAITLLLGPNGAGKSTVLKTLFGLLKVRQGRILLHGQDITNAGARSLLARGIAFVPQGRNLFGQLTVFQNLELGGITLGMKTTHERIPEVLDRFPRLKERLHSQASTLSGGEQKQLEIGRALLLRPSVLLIDEPSIGLSPQIIAGVFDLLRQLVSQGMTVLMVEQNVNSALKISDDAIALASGTCVLHKPAAELLLDPHIERLFLGAGLPAETQPAAV; encoded by the coding sequence ATGTCCGAAATTGCGATTGAATTTCAGGGGGTCGTGGCGGGCTACAAGGACCTCATGATCCTGAACGAGCTGTCCATCAAGGCGCGCAAGGGGGCCATCACCCTGCTACTGGGGCCCAATGGGGCCGGCAAGTCCACCGTGCTGAAGACCCTGTTCGGCCTGCTGAAGGTGCGCCAGGGCCGGATTCTGCTGCATGGTCAGGACATCACGAACGCGGGCGCCCGCTCGCTGCTGGCACGCGGGATCGCCTTCGTGCCCCAGGGGCGCAATCTGTTCGGCCAGCTGACGGTTTTCCAGAACCTCGAACTGGGCGGTATCACGCTGGGCATGAAGACGACCCATGAACGCATCCCGGAGGTCCTGGACCGTTTCCCCAGGCTCAAGGAACGTCTTCATTCCCAGGCGTCCACCTTGTCGGGCGGCGAGCAGAAGCAGCTCGAAATCGGTCGGGCCTTGCTGCTGCGCCCCAGCGTGTTGCTGATCGACGAGCCTTCGATTGGTTTGTCGCCGCAGATCATTGCAGGCGTGTTCGATCTGTTGCGCCAGCTCGTGTCGCAGGGCATGACCGTGCTGATGGTGGAACAGAACGTCAACAGTGCGCTGAAGATCTCGGATGACGCGATCGCGCTGGCCTCGGGGACTTGCGTCCTGCACAAGCCGGCGGCGGAGCTGCTGCTCGATCCCCATATCGAACGGTTGTTCCTGGGGGCCGGGCTGCCGGCGGAGACGCAGCCGGCCGCGGTCTGA
- a CDS encoding ABC transporter ATP-binding protein has product MNPILSVKELRKSYGAIQAVRGVSFEVMPGEIFGVIGPNGSGKTTMFNSMLGQIRPDDGQVFLDGRGITGLNPQQLSMQGVGRTFQTLQVFGNMTVRDNLIVAAQEHKGSMLSRLFAPTDSGLGAKADELMEFFNITHVKDKLAGSLSYGQQKLVDIAMAFMSDPALVLLDEPCAGVNPRLVGGISRMLKELNQKRSSSFVVIEHNMDFVMDLCHRILVMVEGEVMMVGTPAEVRSNKRVLDAYLGS; this is encoded by the coding sequence ATGAATCCGATCCTGAGCGTCAAGGAACTCCGGAAGTCCTATGGAGCGATCCAGGCCGTGCGCGGAGTGTCCTTCGAGGTCATGCCGGGCGAAATCTTCGGCGTGATCGGGCCCAACGGCTCGGGCAAGACCACAATGTTCAACAGCATGCTGGGACAGATCCGGCCGGACGATGGCCAGGTTTTCCTGGATGGCCGGGGGATCACCGGCCTGAATCCTCAGCAGCTCAGCATGCAGGGCGTGGGACGCACGTTCCAGACCCTGCAGGTGTTCGGCAACATGACGGTGCGCGACAACCTGATCGTGGCGGCGCAGGAACACAAGGGCTCCATGCTGAGCCGGCTGTTCGCGCCGACCGATTCGGGATTGGGGGCCAAGGCCGACGAGCTGATGGAATTCTTCAACATCACCCACGTCAAGGACAAGCTTGCGGGCTCGCTCAGCTACGGCCAGCAGAAGCTGGTCGACATCGCCATGGCGTTCATGAGCGACCCGGCGCTCGTCCTTCTGGATGAACCCTGCGCGGGGGTCAACCCGCGGCTCGTGGGCGGCATCTCGAGAATGCTGAAGGAATTGAACCAGAAGCGCAGCAGTTCGTTCGTCGTGATCGAGCACAACATGGACTTCGTCATGGACCTCTGCCATCGCATCCTGGTGATGGTCGAAGGCGAGGTGATGATGGTGGGCACGCCCGCCGAGGTCCGGTCCAACAAGCGCGTGCTCGACGCCTACCTGGGGAGCTGA
- a CDS encoding branched-chain amino acid ABC transporter permease — protein MKKIHLILVAVSVVALIVAPHFFKTYGVYMLTYWLVYVVANLGLNLIVGYAGLKALGHAAFFGIGAYTSAILMQAGVNFWLALPVAMVLCFALGLLVGFPALRVQMHYLAFATLGLNEIITLILRNEEWLTGGTFGISNIARPSLFGYALKGAIPYYYFVLVFALIAFALSWWLIRSPWGKAFTALRDNPIRAESLGVNIQRYTLVAFAVGGVYAGVAGVLFASLVQFIDPAPFDVQISILMFLMVILGGPGYLLGPVLGSFIGVFAPEWLRFTDGWYLLLFGAVIVVLMVWLPGGLLSLRRALSARCEARAHEAARVTAATQRRCA, from the coding sequence ATGAAAAAAATCCATCTGATCCTGGTGGCCGTCAGTGTGGTCGCATTGATCGTCGCGCCACATTTTTTCAAGACCTACGGCGTCTACATGCTGACGTATTGGCTGGTCTATGTCGTGGCGAACCTGGGCCTGAACCTGATCGTCGGCTATGCGGGCCTGAAAGCCCTCGGTCACGCCGCCTTCTTCGGCATCGGCGCCTATACATCCGCCATCCTCATGCAGGCGGGCGTGAACTTCTGGCTGGCGCTGCCGGTGGCCATGGTGCTGTGCTTCGCGCTCGGTTTGCTGGTGGGCTTTCCCGCGCTGCGCGTGCAGATGCATTATCTCGCCTTCGCCACCTTGGGACTGAACGAGATCATCACCCTCATCCTGCGCAACGAGGAATGGCTCACCGGTGGCACCTTCGGGATTTCCAACATCGCGCGGCCCAGCCTGTTCGGCTATGCCCTCAAGGGCGCGATCCCGTATTACTACTTCGTGCTAGTGTTCGCGCTCATCGCATTCGCCCTGTCGTGGTGGCTGATCCGGTCACCCTGGGGCAAGGCATTCACGGCGCTGCGCGACAATCCGATCCGCGCCGAGAGCCTGGGTGTGAATATCCAGCGCTACACGCTCGTCGCCTTTGCCGTCGGCGGGGTCTATGCGGGCGTGGCCGGGGTGCTGTTCGCCTCGCTCGTGCAGTTCATCGATCCGGCGCCCTTCGACGTGCAGATCTCCATTCTGATGTTCCTGATGGTGATCCTCGGGGGGCCGGGCTATCTGCTGGGACCGGTGCTTGGTTCCTTCATCGGCGTGTTCGCGCCGGAGTGGCTGCGCTTCACCGATGGCTGGTATCTGTTGTTGTTCGGCGCCGTGATCGTGGTGTTGATGGTCTGGCTGCCGGGCGGGCTGCTGTCCCTACGCCGGGCGTTGAGTGCCCGCTGCGAGGCCAGGGCGCACGAGGCGGCGCGTGTCACGGCGGCGACTCAAAGGAGATGCGCATGA
- a CDS encoding branched-chain amino acid ABC transporter permease, protein MVDFFQVVISGMATGSIYALAALGFTLLWQASGTINFATGEFVMLPAFSMLAFMSLGAPLILSFFLTLAVATLVLGWGFKRTIVDPMRKFGVMPLVVATIGLSLIMRSGTQIAFGAQALPFPNIFGYEVFDFAGVKVSASDLGTLVVAMVVVFGLQVFLQRTVTGRAMQAVAQNTESAEVLGINVSRMTFYTFAINAILASLAALLVTPLYLAKFDMGISLGLKAFLAAIIGGFNNSRGALLGGIIIGVSENLAGTYVSSSYRDGVALALFLLVILFKPNGLLGLPTERKV, encoded by the coding sequence ATGGTTGATTTTTTTCAAGTAGTCATTTCGGGGATGGCAACGGGGTCTATCTATGCCCTGGCGGCATTGGGATTCACCTTGTTGTGGCAAGCCTCGGGCACGATCAACTTCGCCACGGGCGAGTTCGTGATGCTGCCCGCGTTTTCGATGCTGGCCTTCATGTCGCTGGGCGCTCCCCTGATCCTCAGCTTCTTTCTGACCCTGGCGGTCGCGACGCTCGTGCTGGGGTGGGGCTTCAAGCGCACGATTGTGGACCCGATGCGCAAGTTCGGCGTCATGCCGCTGGTGGTGGCGACGATCGGCCTCTCCCTGATCATGCGCAGCGGGACGCAGATCGCGTTCGGCGCGCAGGCGCTGCCGTTTCCGAACATCTTCGGCTACGAGGTGTTCGATTTCGCCGGGGTCAAGGTTTCGGCCAGCGACCTGGGCACGCTGGTGGTGGCCATGGTCGTCGTGTTCGGTCTGCAGGTGTTTCTGCAACGGACCGTCACGGGCCGGGCCATGCAGGCCGTAGCGCAGAACACCGAATCGGCCGAGGTGCTGGGGATCAACGTCAGCCGGATGACCTTCTACACCTTCGCGATCAACGCCATTCTTGCCAGCCTGGCCGCCCTGCTGGTCACGCCGCTGTACCTGGCCAAGTTCGACATGGGCATCTCCCTGGGGTTGAAGGCCTTTCTGGCCGCGATCATTGGCGGATTCAACAATTCCCGCGGCGCGCTGCTGGGCGGCATCATCATCGGCGTGAGCGAGAACCTCGCCGGCACCTATGTGTCTTCCTCCTACCGGGACGGGGTGGCGCTGGCCCTGTTCCTGCTGGTGATCCTGTTCAAACCCAACGGTCTCCTGGGGCTGCCCACCGAGCGCAAGGTCTGA
- a CDS encoding ABC transporter substrate-binding protein, with protein MQAHIFKKYALAAALGAAAVGFAVPSVAADTVKIAEIMELTGPGTTSGTNFKDGVNLAVKEINAAGGILGRQIETTVVDTQSNPGIAKGLVQKAVDNDVFAVFGPVFTGSIMVSMAVTEDAKVPNFVGGEGAAITQQGNKYVFRTSLTQTDAMPKVARYLDGRKDVNTLAVLFVNNDFGKGGRDAILKALKSTHVKVVEDISTASGQVDFSSAVVKLKQSHADALFSYTNEEESARLLRELKKQGWDKPIIGETTIAGQKVIELAGPAANGAIAHVGLTVGAPVPGMEKFGKDFHAANGYAPDHNGIKGYTGVYMLKAAIEKVGKFDRQAVAAALHGMHISAKEHPGVLMDVTIDGKGDLDRESFLVQVVDGKQKVIGVLPPLSHK; from the coding sequence ATGCAGGCGCACATTTTCAAGAAGTACGCCCTGGCTGCCGCGCTGGGCGCGGCAGCGGTGGGTTTCGCGGTGCCGTCCGTCGCGGCCGACACCGTGAAGATCGCTGAAATCATGGAGCTGACCGGTCCGGGCACGACGTCCGGCACCAACTTCAAGGACGGCGTGAATCTGGCCGTCAAGGAAATCAACGCCGCTGGCGGCATCCTGGGGCGCCAGATCGAGACGACGGTGGTGGACACGCAGTCGAACCCGGGCATTGCCAAGGGCCTGGTGCAGAAGGCGGTCGACAATGACGTCTTCGCCGTGTTCGGTCCGGTGTTCACCGGTTCGATCATGGTGAGCATGGCTGTGACCGAGGACGCGAAAGTCCCCAACTTCGTGGGCGGCGAGGGCGCGGCAATCACCCAGCAGGGCAACAAGTATGTGTTCCGCACCAGCCTGACGCAGACCGATGCGATGCCCAAGGTCGCGCGCTATCTCGATGGCCGCAAGGACGTGAACACGCTGGCCGTGCTGTTCGTGAACAACGACTTCGGCAAGGGGGGGCGCGATGCCATCCTCAAGGCGCTCAAGAGCACCCACGTCAAGGTCGTCGAAGACATCTCCACGGCTTCCGGCCAGGTGGATTTCAGCTCGGCCGTGGTGAAGCTCAAGCAGAGCCATGCCGACGCACTGTTTTCCTACACGAACGAAGAAGAGTCCGCCCGCCTGCTGCGCGAGCTGAAAAAGCAGGGTTGGGACAAGCCCATCATCGGGGAGACGACCATCGCCGGCCAGAAGGTGATCGAACTGGCCGGGCCAGCCGCCAATGGCGCGATCGCGCACGTCGGCCTGACCGTGGGTGCGCCGGTCCCCGGCATGGAAAAGTTCGGCAAGGACTTCCATGCGGCCAATGGCTATGCGCCCGATCACAATGGCATCAAGGGTTACACGGGCGTGTACATGCTCAAGGCCGCCATCGAGAAAGTCGGCAAATTCGACCGCCAGGCCGTTGCCGCCGCGTTGCACGGCATGCACATTTCGGCCAAGGAGCACCCGGGCGTGCTGATGGACGTCACGATCGACGGTAAGGGCGACCTGGACCGCGAGAGCTTCCTCGTCCAGGTGGTGGACGGCAAGCAGAAAGTCATCGGCGTGCTGCCGCCGTTGTCCCACAAGTAA
- a CDS encoding thiamine pyrophosphate-binding protein, with protein sequence MQELISRQLVRYLEERGVEHVFGLCGHTNIAVLTELGKSSIRFVNTRHEQIAAHAADGYARMTRKASVVLSHLGPGLTNAATGVANASLDSIPMVVIAGDIPSHYYGKHPHQEINLHADAAQWEVYRPFVKRAWRVERPDLFPEIIEKAFQLAESGRPGPVLVSVPMDIFSKEIDTALFDRLRPHTRRLEKPSLDENVARRIIQTLIDARQPVIYAGGGVMLADAARELEDLVDHLGIPVAHSLMGKGVLRDDHDLTLGMTGFWGTQFVNDMCRTADVVIGLGTRFAEADCSSWDNRYTFSFPPTRLIHIDIDPSEIGRNYPAEIGAVADLRQALVALNRVAREMLPEARRNEAMRGRIAQYRKEFAAGNQALIHERRYPMQPERILAEVREVLPRDAIITTDVGWNKNGVGQQFPVYVPGSILTPGGYATMGFGAPGALGAKLACPDRVVVSLVGDGGFGQNPALLATAVEENIPVVWVVMNNCAFGTIAGLQKAHYGTTTGTVFAKDGKPYTPDYAAVARAYGAEAERVESAAQFKGALERAIGSGRPFVLDVAMRNSPVPTSGFWNILDIYSPGGNVSHVVVD encoded by the coding sequence ATGCAAGAACTCATTTCCCGGCAGTTGGTCCGCTACCTCGAGGAACGAGGGGTCGAGCACGTCTTTGGCCTGTGCGGTCATACGAACATCGCTGTGTTGACGGAACTGGGCAAAAGCTCCATCCGCTTCGTCAATACGCGTCATGAGCAGATTGCCGCTCATGCGGCGGATGGCTACGCGCGGATGACCAGAAAGGCCTCGGTGGTCCTCAGCCATCTTGGCCCCGGTCTGACGAATGCCGCGACCGGCGTCGCAAACGCCTCGCTCGACTCCATTCCCATGGTCGTGATCGCCGGCGACATCCCCAGCCATTACTACGGCAAACATCCGCACCAGGAAATCAATCTGCATGCCGATGCCGCGCAGTGGGAGGTCTACCGCCCCTTCGTGAAACGAGCCTGGCGCGTCGAGCGTCCGGACCTGTTTCCCGAAATCATCGAGAAGGCCTTTCAACTGGCCGAAAGCGGCCGTCCGGGACCGGTGCTGGTCTCCGTGCCCATGGACATTTTTTCCAAGGAAATCGATACCGCGCTGTTCGATCGCCTGCGTCCGCACACCCGGCGCCTGGAGAAGCCCTCCCTGGATGAGAACGTCGCGCGACGCATCATCCAGACCCTGATCGATGCGCGCCAGCCCGTGATTTACGCGGGCGGGGGCGTCATGCTGGCCGACGCGGCGCGCGAACTGGAGGATCTGGTCGACCATCTGGGGATCCCGGTCGCCCACTCCCTCATGGGCAAGGGCGTGCTGCGCGACGATCATGACCTGACATTGGGCATGACGGGATTCTGGGGCACGCAGTTCGTCAACGACATGTGCCGCACCGCGGATGTGGTGATCGGTCTGGGCACGCGTTTCGCCGAGGCGGATTGCAGTTCCTGGGACAACCGCTATACCTTCAGCTTTCCCCCGACGCGTCTGATCCACATCGACATTGACCCGAGCGAGATCGGCCGGAACTATCCGGCCGAGATCGGCGCGGTTGCGGATCTTCGTCAGGCGCTGGTCGCACTAAACCGGGTCGCCCGGGAGATGCTGCCGGAAGCGCGCCGCAACGAGGCGATGCGCGGGCGGATCGCCCAATATCGCAAGGAATTCGCCGCCGGCAACCAGGCGCTCATCCATGAGCGCCGCTATCCCATGCAGCCTGAGCGCATTCTCGCCGAGGTGCGCGAGGTGCTGCCGCGCGACGCCATCATCACGACCGACGTGGGCTGGAACAAGAACGGCGTGGGGCAGCAGTTCCCCGTTTACGTGCCCGGCAGCATCCTGACACCCGGCGGCTACGCCACGATGGGCTTCGGCGCGCCCGGTGCCCTGGGCGCCAAGCTGGCCTGCCCGGACCGCGTGGTGGTGTCCCTGGTCGGGGACGGTGGCTTCGGCCAGAATCCCGCCCTTCTGGCGACCGCGGTCGAAGAAAACATTCCGGTGGTGTGGGTTGTGATGAACAACTGCGCTTTTGGCACAATTGCGGGATTGCAGAAGGCCCACTACGGCACGACTACCGGCACGGTATTCGCCAAGGACGGCAAGCCCTACACGCCGGACTATGCTGCGGTGGCTCGGGCCTATGGCGCGGAAGCCGAGCGCGTCGAATCGGCCGCCCAGTTCAAGGGGGCGCTCGAACGCGCGATCGGCAGCGGGCGGCCGTTCGTGCTGGACGTCGCCATGCGCAACAGCCCGGTGCCCACTTCGGGATTCTGGAATATTCTGGACATTTATTCGCCAGGAGGAAACGTGTCACACGTAGTCGTGGATTGA
- a CDS encoding citryl-CoA lyase — protein sequence MTAQRDDRLDQASQWWSTSIIDIHPGEIRIRGHAIQDLIGRISFPEMIWLMLRGELPGKAQAALLEAALVSSVDHGPHAPSIAISRMAISCGVGLNGAMGSAVNVLGDIHGGAGQQCMEIYQDSRARGGRGEPQPVQAALDAYRAEHGKIVPGFGHRFHPRDPRAKRLLALVDEAVSQGVVSGEFARIGRQVEVVLEQEKGRHIPMNIDGATAVIYSELGFAPELGRGIFILSRSVGILAHAWEQMREGRRIKGPMPPSIPYAYTGPARAELPE from the coding sequence ATGACGGCACAGCGCGACGATCGTTTGGACCAGGCCAGCCAGTGGTGGTCCACCAGCATCATCGACATTCATCCCGGCGAGATCCGCATTCGCGGGCATGCGATCCAGGATCTGATCGGCCGGATCTCCTTTCCGGAAATGATCTGGCTCATGCTGCGGGGCGAGTTGCCGGGTAAGGCCCAGGCGGCGCTGCTCGAAGCGGCTCTGGTCTCTTCGGTGGATCATGGTCCACACGCGCCGTCCATCGCGATCTCGCGCATGGCGATCAGTTGCGGCGTGGGCCTGAACGGCGCCATGGGATCGGCGGTCAACGTCCTGGGTGACATCCACGGCGGCGCGGGCCAGCAGTGCATGGAGATCTACCAGGACAGCCGCGCGCGGGGCGGACGTGGCGAGCCGCAACCGGTTCAAGCCGCACTGGACGCGTATCGGGCCGAACACGGCAAGATCGTGCCCGGCTTCGGACATCGTTTCCATCCACGCGATCCGCGGGCCAAACGACTGTTGGCCCTGGTCGACGAGGCGGTGTCCCAGGGGGTCGTTTCGGGGGAATTCGCCCGGATCGGGCGCCAGGTCGAGGTCGTTCTGGAACAGGAAAAAGGCCGCCACATTCCCATGAATATCGATGGTGCGACCGCAGTGATCTATTCCGAGCTGGGATTTGCGCCGGAACTGGGGCGGGGGATTTTCATCCTGTCGCGTTCGGTCGGCATCCTGGCCCATGCCTGGGAACAGATGCGCGAGGGACGACGGATCAAGGGGCCGATGCCGCCCTCCATCCCGTACGCCTACACCGGTCCGGCCCGCGCCGAACTTCCCGAATGA